The stretch of DNA AAGCAGCGTTTCTAGAAGATGAGCCTGGCCTGGATGTGCCTGATGGGGACACACCAAACTTCTTGAAGTTCCCCAAagtcttcctttcccttttttggCCATTTCCCTGTTTTGATCACTAGGATGCCAGGCTGTCCCACGCCTGCTGAGAGAACACCTGCTCCTTCTCATCACCACCGGAGTCATTTCTTCTGGGAAGCACTGTGGGTCATTTCCTCCCGGAGGCCCTCAGCTGTACCCTGTATAccatttcatttttatacctATTCCTTTTTAGGATACTTCTTGGTTTTCACATCTGGTTCCCCTTTCAGACTATATGTATGCTTCTTGAAGTCTGAATGCTCCCTGTTGGCAGTGGTCTCTCCAGCATTGGTCCCGGTGCCCAGAACAGGGTTCCCACCTTCGTTGACATCACCTGGAGGCACCGGGCAGGTAAGCATCAGGTACTAATGTACCCTAAAGCTCATAACCACTACAGTCCCCATCGTACAATGCCATGGGACCCCACCTACAAAGATCATATCCTGAACAGCACCCCCTGTGGTTGTGCACACACAGGCCTCCTGGAGGACCGGTCCTCATGGATTTTATGTTTCTTGTCTATAACCTTCATCATCCTGTACATTATGGACACCACATAGTGCTTTCTGTATGGAAAGATTTAagacttgggggaggggaggtgaaaGAGAGGAAACACATTTTCTTGTGTAATGTAAATACCGAACTCGCCTTCTGTGTGTTTCTTCTTTGAAGGCTAGGTTTTCCACCTTTCTCTAAGGCTGGGCCTAATTATTACTACGAACAGCAGCTGTGATGTTATTAATGAGGAAGGCATGCAGTTTTAGCACTCAAGAGTCCTGGCTTCTCTTCAGATGAGAGCTGGGGGCCTCTGTTCTCTCTGCAACGCAGCCTTCCAGGCCACCGCTGTTGCTTAAGGCTGTGCTGCAATCCGGAGCACTCAGGAGTGGGAAGTCCAGAGTTCTCCCCACTTCTGGgaacagccccccacccccctccccgcgCCAGCTTCCACAGGCAGCCCTCATGACAGTGGGTCAGGCTAACCCAGGGTTTCACAAATGTCTGGCCTGTtcccagcacagcacagctgggaGGGCTCAGCACTGGGGAGAAGGCGCACCGTGCTCCTCCCACCCCCCCCGACCCGCCACCATCCTCGGCCTGAGGCCCAGGGGCTGGAGCCCAGCAGAGGCTGCACTTGTCGGCACTTGCCTCCTCACAAGCGGCACTTGCCTCCTCACAAGCGGGTGGTGAACCTGGGCCTCCCCTCCCTGCTGATTTCCCAGCTCCGGCTTAGTCAAGGTTCCAGGAGGAAATCCCCTGTCCCAGGAAATGAGGAGGACCGAGGCTTGTCTTCCCCGAAGGCAGCAAGTGGTCTCAGAGTCACCTGAGGTGATGTTGAGTACTGAGCTTGCTGACTCTCCTTGGAGCTTCTGATTCAGAAAAGCTGGGCTTGGAGTCCGGGAATCAGCAATTTCATCCACTCCCTGGGGGAAGTCTGCAGGTGGTTCTTTGGCTTTTTGAGACTTGGGAAGGGGGGCAGGCCTGGGTGGTGAAAAGGGTTGAGGCAAAAGAGCCCTGGATTCTCAGGTAGGACCTCCAACTCTAATGATCCCCACCACCCTGAAAGAACTGTCCTTGTaatccaagcctcagtttctccatgacTGACATGATTGTGTGACCCGAGGGAAGGGTGATCAAATGTCCTGGACACTCAGGGCTACTAACCCAGGACAAGCTGGTCACCGTGCTCAAGGATAGACAGGATTGTGGATGTCTGAGGTACTGGAAATGAGGCTTAAAGATGAGTCTTGGGGCGCAGATAGCagtctattcattttatttacattttaactgGTGTCTGTCACTCCCACGAAATCTCTGGAGAGCAGGAGCTGGGCTTTGTGTTGTTCACTCTCAATCCTATTAACTCACAGGATGTGTTAATACGTacttgctgagtgaatgaatgaatgagtgagtgactgactgaCAGGCAGGGGCTGTGAGCCTGTTTTGGGGAGGTGGAGGCGTTGCCGGCCTGGAGGGGGAATCTCGGCTCCCCGGGGAAAACTTGATCCACTCACAGCGTCCTGAGCAGCCTCCCCTGGGAGGGGTCAGTGACCCCCCCCCCGCCCAGTGACGAAGgactccctccctctttctctccctccctccccccaggaGCCCCGGCTCGCCGGTccatccttctctccctctcccgaccccccaccccagggaggtGCGCCTGGCAGCCTCCCGGCCGAATTTCCTGGCACTCGTTTGAGAATAAACAGCACTCTGCGCCTGCAATTCCGTTGCTATGGTGACCGCTCCGCCGGCGGCGGGGGGCGTGGCGGGGGCGTGGCGGGGCGTGGTCTGTCTGCGCGCACACTCCtcagggcggcggcggcggcggcagcggcggagGCGTGGGCCCGGGAGGTGCCACCCGCCCGGCTCCGCGCGGACATTCTTCGCATAGCTCCGTCAGGGCTCCTGCAGTGTCCGGGAAGTGATTCTTCCTGGCAGAGGCCATCCTCCAGAGCGACGCGCTCGCCTGCCTGCCCGCCCGCCCGGCGGCCGCCGGCATGGGAGGGGGCGGGATGCCGCGCAGGAAGGTGCGCCCGGGACCGGGCTCATTCCACCTCGGTCTCGGTCTTGCCGGTCAGCCCCTGTGCAAGTGGTTCCCCTCCCCGCAGACTTCTGTCTCTGCTTCGACTCCCTCTGTGGCTGTCTGACTCTGCCCCGCTCTGTCTCTCTCGCTCTCCCTCTGCCTGGTACCGCGGCGTACCCCGTCTCGAACATCCTTACTCGTTCCTTAGACTAGGACACACGTGGCCGCTTATTTCCCGTCTCCAGCTCCCCGGTCTTTGGCCTCCTTCATTCCCTCCTCTAGAGCAGGCATTAGAGTTCCCGTTCCCGGCTCTTAACTCATCGGGTGGACTGCACCAAAACAGCACCAACGGAGAGTGGATAAGGGCCTCTCGGGGTGAATTCCTACAGCGCCTGAAGCAGGGTGATTGGACTCAGGGCCTGCGGAAGAGCATCTCCAGCCTTTGTTTTGGCCAAGTACCCCCAGCTAAGCTTAACCTCTTGAGGCGTTAACCTGCTTAACCTGCTCAAGCCGCTGAGAATTGTCCCCCTTCCCTGTGGGACTCTTCTTAGCAAATCTTGGGAGCAGGCATACCCCTCCGCTGGCGGCCAGGACAGAGGGTCCCCGCCACGAAGTTCTTTGGAGGAGGGATGCCTGCCTCTGAAAGGATTTAGAAGTACAGATTTCTGCAACAGGGGTTGGGGTGAGgagggaaaaacagagaaaagcgctggtgagcagagctagctgggaGTTTCTTGTCCTGGTATTGCCAATAGCTAGCTTGCTGTGTGAACTCCAGTAAGTTGCTTTCCTTCTTCGGGACTCTGTTTGACTTGTCTGTCAAATTAGAAGAGTGGTCCAGTCTGTGGTCTTTAAATGGAGAGACCTATGGGaagaagggtggggtgggcagcGAGGGAAAGGAGTCAGGTGTCTTCTGAGTTCAACCTCCAAGGGATGAGAGAACCACTTCCCTACCAGGCCCTTTGAGTggagtgagttgctcagtcgtgtctgactctttgagagcccatggactgtagcccaccaggctcctctgtctgtggaattctccaggcaagaatattggaatgggtagccattcccttctccagggatcttcctgacctggggatccaACCCTCGTCTccagcgttgcaggcagattctttaccgtctgagccacagggaagcccctttagtgCCCTGTGAATACTGGACACTCTGGCTGTACAGCTGCCTTCTGGGTGGAGGATGGGGATGGGGGTTTGATACATTCTGGGTTCCAAGGTTCCACGGAGGCAGTCGTGCCAGCACATGGTGGCAGACTGGCAGGCcttggggtggggaagagcctgCCAGAAGCTTCCCAAGCTCTCCTCCTCCTGGGAGGCACTGGGGAGCCAAGCCCCACTGGGTCCCCTCACCTGACCTGGAGCTCTGGGAAGGTGACCTTGCCTGGGTCTGCATTCCCAGTTCTAGAAGTGGTAGTCTGTCTGGCGTGGTCCCTACGTGCTCTGTCCACTCAGTGATCTCACGCCTGGTCTGGCCCTTTGTCACTTTAGGTTATTTTCCCCCAAAAGTCcaggaaatgggaaagaaaaacgattttgtttatttactctCAGTTGCCTTTTGGACACTGATTCCTGGAGCAGCTTATCGGGGGCCAGGAAGAGGGCTTTGGCATTTGTTTAGGCACCGAGGCAGATGAGGGAGTGGGCCCCTGACTTGTTGGGGGAACACTCATCTCTCCATCTGTTAGGTTTGGGGGCTTGGGGGAGGAAGAAGCGTGGAAGGGAAGTGTCTCAGAACAGGCATTTTTAGTTTGTGTTTTCGCAGAACCCTAGTGCTGAGTATGCATGTTGGGGAGGAGGTTACCAAACTCTTGGCTTTGCAGGGGGGACCCACCTAGGGGCAACCCTGGGCATAGACTTCATGCTTACTTAGGGAGGCAGAGCATTCATGGGCTTTGGGAAAATCAAAGCCTCCTGGGTTCCTAACCTGTGTCTTTCCCACATTCCCAAGTGGTGTGTCCTTGGGCAGGTTGCTTAACCTCCATGAACCTAAGAGGCTGCCCCCAGGCTcagccaacaaatatttactgagcaccagtTCTAGGCATCAGAAGCGACCAGTCCAAGTCCCCGCTCCCAGGAAACACGCAGTTGGGTCTGTGAATGTGGGGTAGTAACACCTGCCTGGTGGGGGTGGCAAGGAAGGTGAACCCAGGTGGTGTCTGAGTGCCCCAGGGGTGGGAGTGGCTGAAAACAGGTGAATAGATGGCTGCTCTTATTGGGAGGCGGGTGGCCCCATCCACTGGTCAGGCTGGGGTTCCTACCCATGGGAGGGCCCCACTGTGTGCAGGGTTTGCATGGGGACCGCCCCTACCCCCAGCTCCTGGGGACCTGGCTGAGGTCACAGGTCACTGCCAGGACCCCATAGTGTGGGCTTTCTCGTAACACCTCTCTGCCAAGGAGCCCAGTGCCTCTAATAGCTTGGAGCCTCTAAAAGCTTTGACCACAGCTCCGTTTATACTCCTTGCAAGCCCTTTGAAGCACTTCCTTCGAACTTGCTTTGCATATTCTGGTCAGATCTGAATCAGACTAGCAGGAATTACCCCTCCCGGGTACAGTCTAGGTGGCTGCCTTCGGTTGTCAGTGACGTGAAGCCTGAGTTTGATTCCATCACGAGAAGCACCAGGGCAGTGAGGGGGTAGGGCCGCCACCCTCTGATGTAGCGTGTGGGTGTGGGTGAAAGAGAAAGCAAGTCCAgaggggcggtggggggtgggagaaAGGCTCCAGTCaggtttttcattaaaaaatagtgctctttattataaattactgaaatgtttcttttttgaatataaatataaatatgtgcaaAGTTTGATTTGGATTGTTATTTTTGTTGAGTTCTTCAAGCATCTCCTATCAGCCTTGAAGGCCTgggtagggggaggggagaggactgGAGGTGGAATCTTTATAAAAGACAGAGTGATTGAGGCAGATTGTaaacattattaaaaaacaaaaacaaaatccaaacaaaataacaaggaaaaaaaaaaaccaccccaaCACACAGCTGACCCATCCAGCCCAATACCTGACACAGAAAACTTTTGTGTGTTTGGTTTTCCCCAAAAAAAGAACAGTTCCAGGTAATTCCATCGCTGCTACATTCCTCTGAGTTTTCACTGATCAGTGCTATTGCAGAGCGGGAGCAGCTGGGTGGCAGAGCCTTTTGATGACTTCCTGCCAGTGCCAGTCCCCCAAAGTGAGGAGGGAGGGCTGTCtgtgcaggggctgggggctggaggacCCAGTGGCTCTGCCTCGGACCAGAGCCCAGGTCCCACTGGTGGCCAGTATCCACTGGGCTGGCTGGCATTCTTCCTGGGCTCAGCTGGAAAGCAGGTGgatctctgccccctccccaccaatcCATCTCCGACCTCCACCACCAAATGGTGAGTGGCGCTGGGCGCCCCTCTGAGAATCCTTCGGCCTCTGCTGGGGTTGGCTGAGTGTGTGGCTTCTTGTGTGCCAGTCCCTATCCATGGGACAGGGAGCATTTAAGGCAAATCTCCTAGCCAGATCTAGTCAGGAGGCACAAAGTAGAATGCCCTATCGTCTCTGTCTGGGGTCAAAGGTGGCTCatctcctccagccccaccccccctccccaggtGCTGAAAGGTAGAGCAGGGGTGGGCTCAGAACTACTGACCAGCCCATCCATTCCGCGCCCCCAATGCCACTCCCCCCTTAAAACGGGAGAAGGGCCCTGGGCTCCTGGGCACTAGACGGACTCTAGGACCTGTGTTTCTGGTGGCCATCTGAGGGGCAGGAAGAGGGGGAACAGAAAGGTCCCCTTCAGGTCACCCTTCTCCCCAGAGCCAGAGGTGGAGCAggcagccgcccctcctgacctgaGCCGAGCAGTGGGAGTGACCATTTTCTTGGCCAGCCTGcagccctgggccctggaggcaccctctctctctctcccctccacccTTTTCCAGGCTCTCAACCCGCTGAGGTTTAAAGCTCTGTTTTAAACCAAATCAAAGAACAAACAAGTTCCGTTGGAAAGTTCAAAGATTCCCGGCAGTTCTCACAGTTCAACACGCCCCGCGGTGTCCCCCGTTTGGAAGCGCAGCGGGGTGGAGGAGGCGGGAGCGGACAGAGCATCCACTGCGGTCCTAGCTGTGGTCCCCCCGGGCCAGCTGGCTCCTCCGGAGACGCTGGAGTCGGGGAGGTGCGCTCCGGTGGCTCTCCGTCTCCCCTCAAACACATTCCAGGTGCCGCCGGCCCTGTTCTGCCGGGGGAGGACCGGCGGGAGGGGGCTCCCCGCGCCCTGGCTCACCCGGGAGCTGCAGGACTCGCGCGGCTGGATTCTTGTGCTTGTGCCATGTGCCACGGAGGAGAGGGGACCCGGGCCCCCTCGCCCTACTCCTGCCCCCTTTGCTCCCTAAAGCGGGGCATCGTACTGGTCCAGGAACTCCCGAATGGGCCCAGGCAGCTGGGTGACTTTCTCGTAGGAGTCCAGGTGGCCGTTGACGGTCTTCCGACAGAGATGTTGGAGAGTGGCCACGTTGGAGGAGAGGGGCCGGCTCAACACCAGAGGGATCTTCTCGCCCCCCGAGTAGATGTAATAGGCTCTCCTGGGGGGGTTCCCGGAGAGCGGCTGGGCCGGTGGCTGCTCGGGCACCTCCGAGGAGGgcgaggaggagggttcagcggGGGGCTGGGAGAACGAGGGGGCGCCGGCGGCGGGCATGTAGTGATGCACCAGCTTGAGCACGCAGTCGAAGCGGGGCACGGGCTGCGTGCTCCGGGGGTCGCTCTGGAGAGAGAAGCTGCCCCCCTCGCACTGGATGCGCAGGTTCTTGGTCCCCGACTGGGTCTTGACGCTGAGGGTGAAAAAGTGGCGCTGGTCCGAGCTGTCGCGGATGAGGAAGGTGCCCGCGGGCTCGGCGCTCAGCAGCAAGTTCGCTTCGCCGCCCGTCACGGTGCTCCAGTAAAAGCCGCTCTCCTGCAGCTTGCGCACTGCGTTCACCACCAGCTGGTACTCGCTCTTGGAGCTGAAGGTCTTGAGGCGCAGGCTGGTGTCCAGGGGGCGGCTCATCCCGGCGGCGGGAAACTTGCTGTGGGTGACCATGGCGCACGGAGCCAGCTTGGATctgcgcggcggcggcggctgcagcTGTTCGGCGGCCTCCGCACAGCGGCCGCTACCGCATCCCGGGGGGCTGCGGGGAAGAAGGCGCGCGCCGCGTGAGTGCCCGGAACCCTCCAGCGCGCCCGACCCGTCCCGGCTCCCCTGCCTCTGCCGAGCGGCCGGGACACCAGCTGCCCCGGAGGCGCTCACCTGGGCCCCCGTTCCGACCCAGACGCCCCACGGAGCCCGCCCAGCCCCCGCCTCCAGGCAGCCCTTTCCCCAGCGCGCACTGGTAAGGTGCCGAGTGGGAAACTCGGGCGCGGAAGTTGGGTCTCCAGGAGCGTGGccggggtggggagtgggagaagGGCCCCCGGGACGCTCTGGGCGCCGCTCAGTCCGGTGGCCCCGGGGGGGGCAGGGACGGAGAAAGAAATTCgaggcatggggtggggggttgggggcgggTAGGGAGGGGACCCGAGAAGCCGAAAGGCCCCAGCCTGGGTATTCCGGGAACCTGGGATCTCCGGCTTCCATCTGCTCTGCCCCCTATCTCGTCCCCTCCCTGCCGGGAATGACccgggaaggggaggggaaaccGGGAAAAGCTCCCAGGACTAGCGAACCCTCCAACCCCCCCGCTCCACGCCGCGCCCCTCCTTCCTACCTGGTCCCAAACCGAAGTCTTTGGCTTCGGGGCTGCGCCTCCTACGGTCCCCAAGGCACGGCGGCCAGCGGTGGGTGGCCCGCGCTGCGCCCAGATGTTGGCAGCCGCGAAGTCCACAAAGGGGCCTCGCGCGCGCGTCCCTCGGGCTTCGCCGGGGCGCCCGCCCTGCCCCCTGCGCGCCGCCGGGCCGGCCCGgcggtggggggtgagggggcgcGAGGCGAGGGGCCGCGACCGGAGCTGGGCCGGGCGGGCTGCGTGCGGGGCCGGAGTggcggcggcgacggcggcggcgCGGGGAGTGTGAGTCGGAGCCGCCGCGGAGGCCGCGCTCGCGGGTATATACGCGGCCCCAGCGCCCCGCCCCCCCGATTCCTGGAACTGCTCGGCCGGCCTTCTTGTAATGTTTAGTCACTACTCGCAGCAATGAAAGGCTGCGCGCCGAGCGGAGGGAGGGGCCGCGGGCGGCCGAGGGCGGGCCGCGAGCGGGGCCGGGGACCCGCAGAGACGCGCGCAGAGACAAAGCGCGATGCGAGGCGGCCCGGGCGGCCCGGCGGGCGCGGCGCCAGCCCCGGCGGCGCGTTCCTGGCAGCGGCCCCTCCCCCGCGCGCGCTCCGCCCCCAACTTCTCATTCACACTTTCCCCCTCCCTTCTAAGAAGGCCAGTTTCTGGCAGAGGCGGGGGCGCTGCTCCCGGAGCCCGGGCAGTTCCAGGAGGCCGAGCGGGAGAGGCTCCTGGCTTCCCCCTCTTCCCTTTTCTCGGACCTCGAGGGGAGACCCCACgcaacccacccacccacctacctCGCCCCCACCCGCGCCCGCCCGGGGTTCCGATCGCGGCCCCAGGAGGCCCGTGCCCGCCTCTGGGGAACTGgggacaccccacccccactcccaaagCCGGGCCTCGAAACTAGGACCGGACCTGGAAGCCTGGGGGCGGAAGAAAGCGCGAGCGTCACCCGTGGGCCTGTCCCAGAGATGAAGCCAGGAGTCCTAAGCGTGGAAGGAACGCCGCCTGCGTGGCAGCTGTCCGGTTTCAGTCCATCGGCCCCCTGCTAGGTCCTCTGTCAACATGGGTGCCGCCTCCCACCGCTCCAAAGACCCAAACGCAAGCAACAATCGCTGTGGCCCTTCTGAGTCTCCAAACCTGCCAGGTGCCCTTAAGCAGCGGGACGGGCCCGAGGGCGAGCGATGGCCCCACCCCGCGCCCCGCGTCCGCTAGAGGGCGCCCTGGGGTCTGCGAGATGGAGTGGAGTTCTGTGCTGCACCCCACAAGCCCTGAAACGCGAAACGCAGGGGCGGTGGGGGTGCTGGCTCAAGAGCTGGGGCCGGGGGAACTTGTCGGGGGCGGGGGACCCAGGGAGAACTCACATCGCAGTCTGGAATTAGACCTGGGAATAAAAAAATCCAGCAGAGGAGAATTTACGGAAAGCAGTTTCCAGTTCAGCCCACTTTCAGATACCCCAGGCCTACCGCCTAGAatctccaccccccgcccccctgccccgcCAGTGTGGGGGTTCGATCTCCCCCCGGGGTTGAGAAGAGGAGGCCCTTGAGGTGAACAACGGATTTGTTCTTGGCGTGGATGTGGGTGGTTTGGGTTAACCAGGGCCAGCTTTATGAAGGATGAAAAGTTTTCTGCACCCCAAACAGGCAGTGGGGTGCTGGGGACACCTGAGAACCAGCTTAGGAGGCGCTTAGATTGTCATCTCTCAGAACGCAGGGGCTGACAGTTTTGACCCTGCCCTCTTTCCGGACTCCCAGCCTCTGAAGATAAggaaaggaagggggagagaaaaCACCGGAGACCTGGCTCCTCGGCGTCTCTGGGAGCTGATAGGCACCTCTCCGTGCCTTCGATTTGCCACTGTCTCCTCTGTGCTTTCACCTCTCTCCCCACAGATGTCAGAGGAGTAAATGAGTTGTGGGCAGGACACCCAGCCTCTCTGGAAATTGGCTTTGCCATCTGTAAAGCAGGAATAATAATCTTTTCCCATCAGAGATCTGagattaaaaagataagaaaagatTCTGCACATCAAAATGTGCTAGAAATGGAAGTAATTCAGTCCAACTCTCCCTTCGGATTCTAGGAGAGGAGTCATTAGGAGGAAGTCTTCTTGTTACTTCTGCAGAGGGGGGAATTGATTTATTCAACACATTTCACAAATATTGGACTCTGTGTACCAGACATTGTACTGGGCATTGAAATATAATGACGAAGAAGACCTGGTCTTTGCCCTCCAGATTTGCAGGCTAATGAAATGGATTCTCCTTCTCTGTAGACTCAggcattcattctttttctcatcCATTGATTAGGAGGCTGCACCATGACCATCCACTTCTGTGCTGAGCCCCGTGGAGGACAAGGAAGGCTCACAAGGAATAGCCCTTGAGTTAATGGATGAGAGAGTGCTTTGTAAATTATAAGGCTCTGACACAAGtcaggttcattcattcattccacaaacccTCACTGAGTGCCTGCTTTTGCCAGGCACCGGGCAAAGTGCTGGGAACACGGTCATGCTGGGTGAATCCTGCAGGGATGCGGATGAGGTGAGGGGACATGGGACCCCCACGTGATGGGTGTCATATGAAAGGAGTGGTTGTCATTACAATCAGTCCTATGAGACTCTGATAATTCATTCTTGGGGGGAGAGGGGATTAGAAGTGGGGATGGGAGAGACAAGCAGGAATAAACAGCCCCTGAGCTTGGGATTCCCAGTCTGCTTAG from Bos mutus isolate GX-2022 chromosome 19, NWIPB_WYAK_1.1, whole genome shotgun sequence encodes:
- the SOCS3 gene encoding suppressor of cytokine signaling 3, with product MVTHSKFPAAGMSRPLDTSLRLKTFSSKSEYQLVVNAVRKLQESGFYWSTVTGGEANLLLSAEPAGTFLIRDSSDQRHFFTLSVKTQSGTKNLRIQCEGGSFSLQSDPRSTQPVPRFDCVLKLVHHYMPAAGAPSFSQPPAEPSSSPSSEVPEQPPAQPLSGNPPRRAYYIYSGGEKIPLVLSRPLSSNVATLQHLCRKTVNGHLDSYEKVTQLPGPIREFLDQYDAPL